A single region of the Sphingobium sp. TKS genome encodes:
- a CDS encoding ParB/RepB/Spo0J family partition protein: MATAAQKITLSSSRDIPFNKLVLSQSNVRRVKAGVSVDELAESIARRGLIQSLHVRPVLDADGVETGMFEVPAGGRRYRALELLAKQKRLARTTPVPCVVGDAASGILVDEVSLVENIERAPLHPLDQFRAFQAMRDKGMTEEAIAAAFFVGVNVVKQRLRLAAAAPSLLEVYAEDGMTLEQLMAFTVSEDHARQEQVWEAIRDSWQNEPWQIRRMLTETTVRASDKRALFVGSDVYEAAGGIVLRDLFQSDDGGWLQDVSLLDRLVAEKLRTEADQIGTEGWKWVEASLSAPYGVSHGMREIVGTPLDMTKEEQATRAGLQAELDRLTEQYEDADELPDEIDQRLGEIEAALEALDNRPMHYDPAEIAIAGVFVTIDSDGSLICDRGYVRPEDEAAIASDDDGNETGEAGLSEPSLAQAIRPVVVTMGGQPVPAEEEEDDGIKPLPERLVTELTAHRTLALRDAVAQNPRIAMTALLHKLVSDAFHHRAMSGVLEAQVRHIFFPAQAEELGDSMSVKSVDERNEHWKSRIPADDTALWDWLTGLDEENRLALLAHCVSYGVNALYERPNPYSGSGVSEYGLQLRFDQADRLARETGLDMVQVGWRPTVGNYLGRVTKTRILEAVREGAGERAAQLIDHMKKGDMAKEAERLLADSGWLPEPLRLADPDGVSGADLVDQDEGEATLPAFLTDEGDDEEPGESEDEEFTSIAAE; encoded by the coding sequence ATGGCAACTGCTGCCCAGAAGATCACCCTGTCGTCGTCGCGCGACATCCCCTTCAACAAACTGGTCCTCAGCCAGTCCAACGTCCGGCGCGTGAAGGCCGGCGTTTCGGTCGACGAACTGGCCGAGTCCATCGCCCGGCGCGGCCTCATCCAGTCGCTGCATGTCCGGCCGGTGCTGGACGCAGATGGCGTCGAAACCGGTATGTTCGAGGTGCCGGCCGGCGGGCGTCGCTATCGTGCGCTCGAACTCCTCGCCAAGCAGAAGCGCCTCGCTCGCACCACGCCGGTGCCCTGCGTTGTCGGCGATGCCGCCAGCGGCATCCTCGTCGACGAAGTCTCGCTGGTCGAGAACATCGAACGCGCACCGCTCCACCCCCTCGACCAATTCCGCGCCTTCCAGGCCATGCGAGACAAGGGCATGACCGAAGAGGCCATCGCGGCGGCCTTCTTCGTCGGCGTCAACGTCGTGAAGCAGCGCCTGCGCCTCGCGGCCGCCGCCCCCAGTTTGCTCGAGGTCTATGCCGAGGACGGCATGACCCTCGAACAGCTGATGGCCTTCACCGTCTCGGAGGATCACGCACGGCAGGAGCAGGTCTGGGAGGCGATCCGCGACAGCTGGCAGAATGAGCCCTGGCAGATCCGCCGCATGCTCACCGAAACCACCGTCCGGGCTTCCGACAAGCGCGCGCTGTTCGTGGGGTCGGACGTCTACGAAGCGGCCGGCGGCATCGTGCTGCGCGATCTCTTCCAGTCCGACGATGGCGGTTGGCTTCAGGATGTGAGCCTGCTCGACCGGCTTGTCGCCGAAAAGCTCCGCACCGAGGCTGACCAGATCGGCACGGAGGGATGGAAGTGGGTCGAGGCAAGCCTCAGCGCTCCCTACGGCGTCAGCCACGGGATGCGCGAGATCGTCGGCACGCCGCTCGACATGACCAAGGAAGAGCAGGCGACCCGCGCGGGATTGCAGGCCGAACTCGATCGCCTGACCGAGCAGTATGAGGACGCCGACGAGCTGCCGGACGAAATCGATCAGCGGCTCGGCGAGATCGAGGCGGCCTTGGAGGCGCTGGACAACCGTCCCATGCATTACGATCCCGCCGAAATCGCGATCGCGGGCGTATTCGTCACCATCGACTCAGATGGATCGCTCATCTGCGACCGCGGTTATGTCCGTCCCGAGGATGAGGCAGCCATCGCATCCGACGACGATGGAAATGAAACCGGCGAAGCTGGCCTCAGCGAGCCGTCGCTGGCTCAGGCTATCCGACCCGTCGTCGTCACCATGGGGGGCCAGCCTGTCCCCGCTGAGGAAGAAGAGGACGACGGCATCAAGCCGCTGCCCGAACGCCTGGTGACCGAGCTGACTGCCCACCGCACTCTGGCCTTGCGCGATGCGGTTGCCCAGAATCCCCGGATCGCGATGACCGCGTTGCTCCACAAGCTCGTCTCGGATGCCTTCCACCACCGCGCGATGAGCGGCGTTCTTGAGGCGCAGGTCCGGCACATCTTCTTCCCGGCCCAGGCTGAGGAGCTGGGTGACAGCATGTCGGTCAAGTCGGTCGACGAACGCAACGAGCACTGGAAAAGCCGCATCCCTGCCGATGACACGGCGCTGTGGGATTGGCTGACCGGGCTTGACGAGGAGAACCGTCTGGCACTTCTCGCCCACTGCGTGAGCTACGGCGTCAACGCGCTTTACGAGCGGCCTAATCCCTACAGCGGCTCGGGCGTCAGCGAGTACGGTCTGCAATTGCGCTTCGACCAAGCCGACCGCCTCGCGCGGGAGACCGGTCTGGACATGGTGCAGGTTGGCTGGCGGCCGACTGTCGGCAACTATCTCGGCCGCGTGACCAAGACCCGTATTCTCGAAGCCGTGCGCGAGGGTGCTGGCGAGCGCGCAGCCCAGCTCATCGATCACATGAAGAAGGGCGACATGGCGAAGGAGGCCGAACGCCTGCTCGCGGATTCTGGCTGGTTGCCCGAGCCGCTGCGGCTTGCCGACCCCGATGGCGTGTCCGGCGCCGACCTTGTCGATCAGGATGAGGGCGAAGCAACGCTTCCCGCATTCCTCACCGATGAGGGTGACGATGAGGAGCCCGGGGAAAGCGAGGACGAAGAGTTCACCTCGATCGCCGCCGAATGA
- a CDS encoding class I SAM-dependent DNA methyltransferase yields the protein MNAVEIEQAISELAAQPFDRAEFPYAFLEAFGNKATTIKKLRQGASNGSDVPGGVLQRSNIHIATCEAGAADVTLTALRQSAKTVAAKAKFILATDGDQFLAEDLASGEIVSCAYVDFPDHFGVFLPLAGITTVKQIRESTFDIRATSRLNKLYVELLKDNPDWASAERRPDMNHFMARLIFCFFAEDTDIFHGDGLFTKTVEQISARDSSDTHHVISEVFRAMDTKLADRAGANIPRYANGFPYVNGQLFSGSTETPRFSRIARSYLVNIGNLNWKKINPDIFGSMIQAVADDEERGALGMHYTSVPNILKVLNPLFLDDLREKLAEAGDNARKLLNLRQRMAKIRVFDPACGSGNFLVIAYKQMREIEWEINKLRSESDRRSDIPLTNFRGIELRDFPAEIARLALIIAEYQCDVLYRGQQEALAEFLPLDSQNWITCGNALRLDWLSICPPTGTGVRVQADDLFGTPVDQSEIDFTNEGGDTYICGNPPYKGSQTQTSEQKDDLAKVFDPYGISSKQIDYVGGWFMKAAAFAQHTAADAAFVSTNSVCQGRIVPLLWPRIFETGAHIHFAHTSFKWANLASHNAGVTVAIVGISQSNSGKRRLFDLGADGETTVRDAANITPYLTIGDNVIISGQRTSVADLPNMSFGNMPIDGGNLLMTADELAGLGLTANDKNTFVRRIYGSAEFIRGIARYCLWISDDRLGDAVKIDAIRGRIDGVEAMRLASKDAGTREMARNPHQFREMYAGKRHTLILPGVSSESREYLPVGLLDSRSVVSNLAFALYDAQLWNMALIASRLHLVWIATVCGKLKTDFRYSNTLGWNTFPVPKLTEQNKADLTRCAEDILLAREAHFPATIADLYDPEKMPENLRHAHERNDEVLERIYIGRRFKNDTERLEKLFELYTRMTSAKAAA from the coding sequence ATGAACGCAGTCGAGATCGAACAAGCCATTTCCGAATTGGCCGCGCAGCCTTTTGATCGCGCGGAGTTTCCCTATGCCTTCCTCGAAGCCTTCGGGAACAAGGCTACCACGATCAAGAAGCTGCGGCAGGGCGCGTCCAACGGGTCCGACGTGCCCGGCGGCGTGCTTCAGCGCAGCAATATCCACATCGCCACATGCGAAGCCGGCGCGGCCGACGTTACGCTCACCGCGCTGCGGCAGAGCGCGAAGACGGTGGCGGCCAAGGCCAAGTTCATCCTTGCCACCGATGGCGATCAGTTCCTGGCTGAAGACCTGGCCAGCGGCGAAATCGTGTCCTGCGCCTATGTCGATTTCCCGGATCATTTCGGCGTGTTCCTGCCGCTGGCGGGCATCACCACAGTCAAGCAGATCCGCGAGAGCACGTTTGATATCCGGGCGACGAGCCGGCTCAACAAGCTCTATGTCGAGCTGCTGAAGGACAATCCGGACTGGGCGAGCGCCGAGCGGCGACCGGACATGAACCACTTCATGGCGCGGCTGATCTTCTGCTTCTTTGCTGAAGATACCGACATCTTCCACGGCGATGGCCTGTTCACCAAGACGGTGGAGCAGATCAGCGCGCGCGATTCGTCCGACACGCACCATGTGATCAGCGAAGTGTTCCGGGCGATGGACACCAAGCTGGCCGACCGGGCCGGGGCGAACATCCCGCGCTATGCCAACGGCTTTCCCTATGTGAACGGACAGTTGTTTTCGGGCAGCACGGAAACCCCGCGGTTCAGCCGGATCGCGCGGTCCTATCTGGTCAACATCGGCAACCTCAACTGGAAGAAGATCAACCCCGACATCTTCGGTAGCATGATCCAGGCGGTGGCCGATGATGAGGAGCGCGGCGCGCTCGGCATGCATTACACCAGCGTGCCGAACATCCTGAAGGTGCTGAACCCGCTGTTTCTCGACGACCTGCGCGAGAAGCTGGCCGAGGCAGGCGACAACGCGCGCAAGCTGCTGAACCTGCGCCAGCGCATGGCGAAGATCCGGGTCTTCGATCCGGCCTGCGGATCGGGCAATTTCCTCGTCATCGCCTACAAGCAGATGCGGGAGATCGAATGGGAGATCAACAAGCTGCGCAGCGAGTCGGACCGGCGCAGCGACATCCCGCTGACCAATTTTCGCGGAATCGAACTGCGCGATTTCCCGGCGGAGATCGCCCGTCTGGCGCTGATTATCGCCGAATATCAGTGCGACGTGCTCTATCGCGGGCAGCAGGAAGCGCTGGCCGAATTCCTGCCGCTGGACAGCCAGAACTGGATCACTTGCGGCAATGCCCTGCGGCTCGACTGGCTGAGCATTTGCCCGCCGACCGGGACGGGCGTGCGGGTGCAGGCCGATGATCTGTTCGGCACGCCAGTCGACCAATCCGAGATCGACTTCACCAATGAAGGCGGCGACACCTATATTTGCGGAAATCCACCTTACAAAGGTAGCCAAACCCAAACATCGGAACAGAAGGACGACCTTGCCAAAGTCTTTGATCCTTATGGCATATCCTCCAAGCAGATAGATTATGTAGGCGGATGGTTCATGAAGGCGGCAGCTTTTGCTCAACACACCGCTGCCGACGCAGCATTCGTCAGCACCAACTCAGTATGCCAGGGTCGAATTGTGCCTTTGCTATGGCCCCGGATATTTGAAACGGGCGCTCATATTCATTTTGCTCACACGTCGTTCAAGTGGGCGAACCTTGCCAGCCACAATGCCGGTGTAACCGTCGCCATTGTTGGAATTTCACAATCCAATTCGGGCAAACGGCGCCTCTTTGACCTTGGTGCTGACGGCGAAACGACCGTCCGGGATGCCGCTAATATTACCCCATATCTGACCATCGGCGACAACGTCATAATATCGGGTCAGCGAACTAGCGTCGCCGATTTGCCGAACATGTCGTTTGGCAATATGCCAATTGATGGCGGAAATCTGCTTATGACAGCCGACGAACTTGCCGGGTTGGGGCTGACTGCGAACGATAAAAACACCTTCGTGCGACGGATCTACGGCTCAGCTGAATTTATCCGAGGCATTGCACGGTATTGCCTTTGGATCTCGGATGACCGTCTTGGCGATGCAGTGAAAATTGACGCGATCAGAGGCCGCATCGACGGCGTCGAAGCCATGCGGCTTGCCAGCAAAGATGCAGGCACGCGCGAGATGGCTCGTAACCCACATCAATTCAGGGAAATGTATGCCGGAAAGCGGCATACGCTTATTCTTCCGGGTGTTTCGTCAGAAAGCCGCGAATATCTCCCGGTCGGCCTTCTTGATAGCCGCTCCGTTGTCAGCAACCTCGCATTTGCGCTCTACGACGCCCAGCTTTGGAACATGGCGCTTATAGCCTCCCGCCTGCACCTTGTTTGGATCGCGACGGTATGCGGAAAGCTGAAAACTGATTTCCGCTACTCAAACACCCTTGGCTGGAACACCTTCCCGGTCCCCAAGCTGACCGAGCAGAACAAGGCCGACCTCACCCGCTGCGCCGAAGACATCCTCCTCGCCCGCGAGGCGCATTTCCCGGCAACCATCGCCGATCTCTACGATCCCGAGAAAATGCCCGAAAATCTCCGCCATGCGCATGAGCGCAACGATGAGGTGCTGGAGCGCATCTACATCGGCCGCCGCTTCAAGAACGACACCGAACGGCTCGAAAAGCTGTTCGAACTCTACACGCGGATGACCAGCGCCAAGGCAGCGGCCTGA
- a CDS encoding type II toxin-antitoxin system RelB/DinJ family antitoxin codes for MNAPSSMLHVRLDNELKARATEALAAMGLTASDAVRLLFHRIAVDQAFPLELKVPNAETRAALEEVAQMKADRRVRFANADEMFAALDGKAQ; via the coding sequence ATGAACGCTCCCAGTTCCATGCTCCATGTCCGCTTGGACAACGAATTGAAGGCGAGAGCCACCGAGGCGCTGGCGGCGATGGGGCTGACGGCTTCCGATGCCGTGCGCCTGCTGTTCCACCGCATCGCGGTCGATCAGGCGTTCCCGCTGGAACTGAAGGTGCCCAACGCCGAAACCCGCGCCGCGCTGGAAGAGGTGGCACAGATGAAGGCAGATCGGCGCGTCCGCTTTGCCAATGCTGATGAGATGTTCGCGGCGCTCGATGGCAAAGCCCAGTAA
- a CDS encoding type II toxin-antitoxin system RelE/ParE family toxin, with translation MAKPSKRAVTPRAAEYAKAFHKDWERLSRSGRFDMAQLKEAMLLLIANDAPLGPEWRDHALKGDWQGSRECHIGGDFLLIYDVDDAAGKSGTIYFVRAGTHSELFK, from the coding sequence ATGGCAAAGCCCAGTAAGCGCGCCGTCACGCCGCGCGCGGCCGAGTACGCCAAGGCCTTTCACAAGGATTGGGAACGCCTGTCGCGCTCCGGACGGTTTGACATGGCCCAGCTCAAGGAAGCGATGCTCCTGCTGATCGCCAATGACGCGCCGCTCGGCCCAGAGTGGCGCGATCATGCGCTGAAAGGCGATTGGCAGGGGAGCCGGGAATGCCACATCGGCGGCGATTTCCTGCTGATCTATGACGTTGACGACGCTGCGGGGAAAAGTGGGACCATCTACTTCGTCCGTGCGGGCACCCACAGTGAGCTGTTCAAATGA
- a CDS encoding DEAD/DEAH box helicase — MTANDKIIPAVSFTTARTGVSAKADELGMRPMQARAYEKRGEQYLLIKSPPASGKSRALMFVALDKLTNQGVRQAIICVPERSIGASFGSEPLSKYGFYADWVVAPQWNLCNTPGADDPKVAKSKVKAVGEFLASDAKVLVCTHATFRFAFDELGVEAFDNRLVAIDEFHHVSADAGNRLGAQLAQLIGRDKAHIVAMTGSYFRGDAIPVLAPEDETRFETVTYTYYEQLNGYEYLKVLDIGYSFYTGPYTEKISALLDPTVKTIVHIPSVNSKESLKDKHREAEDIMNHLGDWQGVDPETGFHLIRAAGGKVIKVADLVDDDAAKRDRVVSALKSHKGREDRDFVDVIIALGMAKEGFDWIWCEHALTVGYRSSLTEIIQIIGRATRDAPGKTRARFTNLIAEPAADDPLVVDAINDYLKAIAASLLMEQVLAPRFDFTPKDAGPKPGFDYGEAGYKEGALNIGVNPQGQMHFEIKGLKLPTSIEATRICREDLNEVIASFVQDKAALERGMFDPEVVPEELTQLKMGKIIREKYPELSDEDQEAVRQHAVAAMTLTQQAKAAITGIDADGDLKASTAFIDGVRKFALSVTDLDIDLIDRVNPFSATYAVLAKAMDEKTLLQVQAVINAKKDKLTYEDARALAERALEFKRERGRLPSLTSQDAWERKMAEGVAFLQRHATKAAADG, encoded by the coding sequence ATGACCGCAAACGACAAAATCATCCCCGCCGTATCGTTCACCACGGCGCGCACCGGCGTTTCGGCCAAGGCGGACGAGCTGGGCATGCGGCCGATGCAGGCGCGTGCCTATGAAAAGCGGGGCGAGCAATATCTGCTGATCAAATCGCCGCCGGCATCGGGCAAAAGCCGGGCGCTGATGTTCGTGGCGCTCGACAAGCTGACCAACCAGGGCGTGCGCCAGGCGATCATCTGCGTACCCGAACGCTCGATCGGCGCGAGCTTTGGCAGCGAGCCGCTGAGCAAGTACGGCTTCTACGCCGACTGGGTGGTCGCCCCGCAATGGAACCTGTGCAACACGCCCGGCGCCGACGACCCGAAGGTTGCCAAGTCCAAGGTCAAGGCCGTCGGCGAGTTCCTCGCCAGCGACGCCAAGGTGTTGGTCTGCACCCATGCGACATTCCGCTTTGCCTTCGATGAACTGGGCGTCGAGGCCTTCGACAACCGCCTGGTGGCGATCGACGAGTTCCACCATGTTTCCGCCGACGCCGGCAACCGACTCGGTGCACAACTTGCGCAGCTGATCGGGCGGGACAAGGCGCATATCGTGGCGATGACCGGCAGCTATTTCCGGGGCGATGCAATTCCCGTGCTGGCGCCCGAGGACGAGACCCGGTTCGAGACCGTCACCTACACCTATTACGAGCAGCTCAACGGGTACGAGTACCTCAAGGTGCTCGACATCGGCTACAGCTTCTACACCGGGCCCTATACTGAGAAGATCTCGGCGCTGCTCGATCCGACGGTTAAGACCATCGTCCACATTCCTTCGGTCAATTCGAAGGAAAGCCTCAAGGACAAGCACCGCGAGGCCGAGGACATCATGAACCACCTCGGCGACTGGCAGGGCGTCGATCCCGAAACGGGTTTCCACCTGATCCGCGCTGCTGGGGGCAAGGTGATCAAGGTGGCCGATCTGGTCGATGATGATGCCGCCAAGCGGGACCGGGTGGTCTCGGCGCTCAAGTCGCACAAGGGACGCGAAGACCGCGATTTCGTGGACGTGATCATCGCGCTCGGCATGGCGAAGGAAGGCTTCGACTGGATCTGGTGCGAACATGCGCTGACTGTCGGCTATCGTTCAAGCCTGACCGAGATCATCCAGATCATCGGCCGCGCCACTCGCGATGCGCCGGGCAAGACGCGGGCACGCTTCACCAATCTGATCGCGGAACCGGCAGCGGACGATCCGCTCGTGGTCGACGCCATCAACGATTACCTCAAGGCCATCGCCGCCAGCCTGCTGATGGAGCAGGTGCTGGCGCCGCGCTTTGATTTCACGCCCAAGGATGCCGGCCCCAAGCCGGGCTTCGATTACGGCGAGGCCGGCTACAAGGAAGGCGCGCTCAACATCGGCGTCAACCCGCAAGGGCAGATGCATTTCGAGATCAAGGGCCTGAAGCTGCCGACCAGCATCGAGGCGACGCGCATTTGCCGCGAAGACCTCAACGAGGTGATCGCCAGCTTCGTGCAGGACAAGGCCGCGCTGGAACGCGGAATGTTCGACCCCGAGGTGGTGCCGGAGGAACTGACCCAGCTGAAAATGGGCAAGATCATCCGCGAGAAATATCCTGAACTGAGCGATGAGGACCAGGAGGCGGTGCGCCAGCATGCGGTCGCGGCCATGACGCTGACCCAGCAGGCCAAGGCCGCCATTACCGGCATCGATGCCGATGGCGACCTCAAGGCCAGCACGGCCTTCATCGACGGTGTGCGCAAGTTCGCGCTCAGCGTGACCGACCTCGACATCGACCTCATCGACCGGGTCAATCCGTTCAGCGCGACTTATGCCGTGCTGGCCAAGGCGATGGATGAGAAGACGCTGTTGCAGGTCCAGGCGGTAATCAACGCCAAGAAGGACAAGCTGACCTACGAGGATGCCCGTGCGCTGGCCGAACGCGCACTGGAATTCAAGCGCGAGCGGGGCCGGCTGCCGTCGCTGACCTCGCAGGACGCCTGGGAGCGCAAGATGGCTGAAGGGGTCGCGTTCCTTCAGCGCCATGCCACGAAGGCAGCCGCCGATGGCTGA
- a CDS encoding GIY-YIG nuclease family protein yields the protein MAELSDLELLAELGVETAVEPARSLTPLQERIIAGFEDIQRFVAEHRRLPQHGVDRDIFERLYAVRLDRLRAQPDVRELLAALDTGGILDSATVVGAEAVNLDDTALLAELGVESGSGDDISQLRHVAPRAEKRAAEEIANREKCEDFDTFKPLFERVQADLASGNRQAKVLEQTEVTLAEIQPGNFFIVGGQLAYVAASTDEFVTQYERKDRRVRVIYDNATEASVLSRSFQKALYRDETARRITEQSAGPLFGDTAEPDDLASGTIYVLRSKSAHPYVDEHRNLIHKIGVTGQPVASRIANARNDPTFLLADVEVVAEYRLYNINRTKLENLIHRALGPARLDLSAGDRFGKTVQPREWFLAPLSAIDELVAKISDGSVTGYRYDLTQARFVRDCE from the coding sequence ATGGCTGAACTGAGCGACCTCGAACTGCTGGCAGAACTGGGCGTCGAGACGGCGGTGGAGCCCGCGCGCTCGCTGACTCCGTTGCAGGAACGCATCATCGCCGGGTTCGAGGATATCCAGCGGTTCGTGGCCGAACATCGCCGGCTGCCGCAGCACGGCGTAGACCGCGATATTTTCGAACGCCTCTATGCCGTGCGCCTGGATCGCCTGCGCGCTCAACCCGACGTTCGCGAGCTGCTGGCGGCACTGGATACGGGCGGCATCCTCGACAGCGCCACTGTTGTCGGCGCTGAAGCTGTAAATCTCGATGACACGGCATTGCTGGCCGAACTCGGCGTCGAGTCCGGTTCCGGCGATGACATTTCCCAACTTCGCCACGTCGCCCCACGGGCCGAGAAGCGAGCCGCCGAAGAAATCGCCAATCGCGAGAAGTGCGAAGATTTCGACACGTTCAAGCCGCTGTTCGAACGTGTTCAGGCAGATCTCGCATCGGGTAACCGTCAGGCAAAGGTGCTCGAACAAACCGAGGTGACGCTAGCCGAGATCCAGCCCGGCAATTTTTTCATCGTCGGCGGCCAGCTGGCCTATGTCGCCGCGTCAACTGACGAGTTCGTGACGCAGTACGAGCGCAAGGATCGCCGGGTCCGGGTGATCTACGACAACGCCACCGAAGCCAGCGTCCTGTCCCGATCCTTCCAGAAGGCGCTCTACCGCGACGAAACAGCGCGCCGGATCACCGAGCAGAGCGCGGGGCCGCTGTTTGGCGATACCGCCGAGCCCGATGATCTCGCCAGCGGGACCATCTACGTCCTGCGCAGCAAGTCAGCTCATCCCTATGTCGACGAGCATCGGAACCTGATCCACAAAATTGGCGTGACCGGGCAGCCGGTTGCGAGCCGGATTGCCAATGCCCGCAATGACCCTACCTTCCTGCTAGCCGATGTCGAGGTTGTTGCGGAATATCGGCTCTACAACATCAACCGGACCAAGCTGGAAAACCTGATCCATCGCGCGCTTGGCCCGGCAAGGCTCGACCTTTCTGCCGGCGACCGTTTCGGCAAGACCGTCCAACCTCGCGAATGGTTTCTGGCACCGCTCAGCGCGATCGATGAACTTGTAGCAAAGATTAGCGATGGCAGCGTTACGGGATACCGATACGACCTCACCCAAGCTCGCTTTGTGCGAGACTGTGAATGA
- a CDS encoding ATP-dependent nuclease, which yields MYLSRIRIQNFRNFQDLDVALGGNVVIVGENRVGKSNLLFGLRLIFDPSLPDSSRQLGLSDFWDGLAAVDANTTITISVEIKDFEDDPDVLAVLTDFRLDDDPDTIRLTYLLRAQPGLGHPPVSDDDFSFVCFGGESEAKRFGHDLRRRITMDLLPALRDAEGDLATWRRSPLRPLVEDAFVSIDMAELKEIGDKIAEASKAAIEFDEVKALETKIGELFVAMAGPKQNVQPSLGFSATDATRINRQIRLLIDEGRRGVADASLGSANLIFLTLKLLDLQRLIENNKRDHSLLAIEEPEAHLHPHLQRLVYKHLFETIVDGDADQDEDGDGAGPLSVILTTHSPHIASVAPLESLLLLRSQDGEGTKGYSTASADFSESETDDLSRYLDVTRAEMVFARGVLLVEGDAERFLIPAFASDMNISLDEYGVSVCSVAGTNFQPYVKLLCALGLPFAVITDCDWVDEKPRAYNRALKLIDTIDRARGGADTNALIKGIKDLETWEDSFVECKAFGIFVNSGTLETELFEGNYAKEMIETLREHNFGQKRMALLDAWEADPKSYNSDEMLKMIEQLGKGRYAQRLATRVPGKLVPDYIADAINHVIDLV from the coding sequence ATGTATCTTTCGCGAATAAGGATTCAGAATTTCCGTAACTTCCAGGATCTCGATGTCGCTTTGGGTGGTAACGTCGTCATCGTCGGGGAGAACCGGGTCGGGAAGAGCAATCTGCTTTTTGGTCTGCGACTGATCTTTGACCCTTCACTACCAGATAGCAGCAGGCAGCTCGGTCTTTCCGATTTCTGGGATGGCCTAGCCGCAGTCGATGCCAACACGACAATCACCATTTCCGTAGAGATCAAGGATTTCGAGGATGACCCCGACGTCCTTGCCGTACTCACTGATTTCCGTCTCGACGACGATCCCGACACAATCCGCCTGACTTATCTGCTTCGCGCCCAGCCCGGTTTGGGGCACCCGCCAGTGAGCGACGATGACTTCTCTTTCGTCTGCTTCGGCGGGGAAAGCGAGGCTAAGCGGTTCGGGCACGACTTGCGCCGTCGCATCACCATGGACCTGTTGCCGGCGCTGCGCGATGCCGAAGGTGATCTTGCTACATGGCGCCGCTCGCCGCTCCGACCGCTGGTCGAAGACGCCTTCGTCTCGATCGACATGGCGGAGCTCAAGGAGATCGGCGATAAGATCGCTGAGGCTAGCAAGGCTGCAATCGAATTCGATGAGGTAAAAGCGCTCGAGACCAAGATTGGGGAATTATTTGTCGCGATGGCCGGCCCCAAGCAGAACGTGCAGCCTTCACTCGGATTTTCCGCTACTGACGCAACCCGCATCAATCGTCAGATTCGGCTGCTGATCGATGAAGGCCGGCGCGGTGTCGCTGATGCCAGTTTGGGGTCCGCCAATCTCATTTTCCTTACCCTGAAACTGCTCGACCTCCAGCGGCTGATCGAGAACAATAAGCGCGATCATTCGCTGCTCGCCATAGAGGAACCCGAAGCGCACCTCCATCCGCACCTCCAGCGCTTGGTCTATAAGCATCTGTTCGAGACGATCGTCGATGGCGATGCGGACCAGGATGAAGACGGCGACGGTGCTGGGCCCTTGTCAGTGATCCTCACTACGCATTCACCGCATATCGCCAGCGTCGCGCCGCTGGAATCGCTGCTCCTTCTGCGCAGTCAAGATGGCGAGGGCACAAAAGGCTATTCCACGGCATCTGCCGATTTCAGCGAAAGCGAGACCGATGATCTGTCCCGCTATCTTGATGTCACTCGTGCTGAGATGGTGTTCGCCCGCGGCGTCCTTTTGGTAGAGGGCGATGCCGAACGCTTTCTCATTCCAGCCTTTGCCAGTGACATGAACATCTCCCTCGACGAGTATGGCGTGTCGGTCTGTTCGGTCGCGGGAACTAATTTCCAGCCTTATGTAAAGCTGCTGTGCGCGCTCGGCCTCCCCTTTGCCGTCATCACCGACTGCGACTGGGTCGACGAGAAGCCGCGCGCCTATAATCGGGCGCTCAAACTTATCGACACCATTGATCGAGCCCGAGGCGGCGCCGACACAAATGCTTTGATTAAGGGCATCAAAGACTTGGAGACGTGGGAAGATTCTTTCGTGGAATGCAAGGCATTCGGCATTTTCGTGAACTCGGGTACGCTTGAGACTGAGCTCTTCGAAGGAAACTATGCCAAGGAGATGATCGAAACGCTGCGCGAGCATAACTTCGGCCAGAAGCGCATGGCCCTGCTCGACGCTTGGGAGGCCGATCCCAAATCCTATAATTCCGACGAGATGCTCAAGATGATCGAGCAGTTGGGCAAGGGACGCTATGCTCAGCGCCTCGCCACACGCGTACCGGGCAAGCTCGTCCCCGATTACATCGCCGATGCAATCAACCATGTAATTGACCTTGTCTGA